A window of Gallaecimonas kandeliae genomic DNA:
CCGGCGCTCCTCACCGGCGCTCAGCTCCAGGCCGTCGCCGGGGCCCAGGCGCAGCTCGCCGGCGCTGATGCCCCCCTCGATGACGTGGAGGTAGCGCTTGCGGCGGCTTTCGGCCTTGAAGGCCACTTCATCGCCGGCATCCAGCCGGTACTGGGCCAGCTCGGCGTCCTGGTTGATGGCCATCAGGCCGCCGCTGCCTGCCAAGATCACCTTGCCCTTCTGGTCCGGCACCTGGGCTTCTTCATAGCTGGGGGCCAGGCCCTGGCTGTGGGGCCTTATCCAGATCTGCAGGAAATGCACGTGCTCGGTGTCCGAGCCGTTGTATTCGGAGTGGCGGATGCCGGTGCCGGCGGACATGCG
This region includes:
- a CDS encoding pirin family protein, with protein sequence MRIRPAGSRLPTKAGWLDSKHSFSFGHHYDPQWTGSGALLVINDDTVAPGAGFGTHGHSDMEIISVVLSGKLTHKDSQGNIGHLLPGMVQRMSAGTGIRHSEYNGSDTEHVHFLQIWIRPHSQGLAPSYEEAQVPDQKGKVILAGSGGLMAINQDAELAQYRLDAGDEVAFKAESRRKRYLHVIEGGISAGELRLGPGDGLELSAGEERRFSADGEAWFLAFDVPA